One uncultured Hyphomonas sp. genomic region harbors:
- a CDS encoding phosphatidylserine decarboxylase, protein MDDLDHKSTPWLNGGFDIEGIVVAFAVFLGALLLGWLWAPLFWLGFLAFIATLLATRWSQRTPPELASGIVAPCDGIVVSIKQVEAPPELRFHTPVVTRVRISSAPVSTNKVYTPISGSLEHVTLEEGDSSIPIAMRADDEGLSRAWMCFESHGQQVGIRLASGGFGPRIEIDMNAGDIARLGKPCGTRRLGGWCDLYIPVSSGKLIWPGQSLVGGETVIGRLRSDAHDAEDDDIEEAFEVQREAAAGVAEEDPFEPVLAEEDEDDEQYVSPDEAEVSEEDPALLFARLREAARRNEEGD, encoded by the coding sequence ATGGATGACCTGGACCACAAGTCCACGCCCTGGCTGAATGGTGGCTTCGACATTGAAGGCATCGTCGTGGCATTTGCCGTGTTCCTCGGTGCCTTGCTGCTGGGCTGGCTCTGGGCGCCGCTGTTCTGGCTCGGCTTCCTCGCCTTCATCGCGACGCTGCTGGCCACGCGCTGGTCGCAGCGCACCCCGCCGGAGCTCGCCAGCGGTATCGTCGCGCCGTGTGACGGCATTGTCGTGTCCATCAAACAGGTCGAGGCGCCGCCGGAACTGCGCTTTCACACGCCGGTCGTGACCCGTGTGCGGATTTCCTCTGCGCCGGTGTCCACCAACAAGGTCTACACGCCGATTTCCGGCAGCCTGGAACATGTCACGCTCGAAGAAGGCGATTCCTCCATTCCCATCGCCATGCGCGCAGATGATGAAGGCCTCTCCCGGGCCTGGATGTGTTTTGAAAGCCATGGCCAGCAGGTCGGCATCCGCCTCGCCTCCGGCGGCTTCGGTCCGCGCATCGAGATCGACATGAATGCCGGCGACATCGCCCGTCTCGGCAAGCCGTGCGGCACGCGCCGTCTGGGCGGCTGGTGCGATCTTTATATCCCGGTCAGCTCGGGCAAGCTGATCTGGCCCGGCCAGTCGCTGGTCGGCGGCGAAACCGTCATTGGCCGCCTGCGCTCCGATGCGCATGACGCAGAAGATGACGACATCGAGGAAGCCTTCGAAGTCCAGCGTGAAGCCGCTGCTGGCGTCGCAGAGGAAGACCCGTTCGAACCCGTTCTTGCGGAAGAGGACGAGGATGACGAGCAATATGTCTCGCCTGATGAGGCGGAGGTTTCCGAAGAAGACCCCGCGCTCCTTTTCGCCCGCCTCCGCGAAGCCGCCCGCCGCAACGAAGAGGGCGATTGA